A window of Dehalogenimonas sp. WBC-2 genomic DNA:
GTCTGGATATAGCCCAGCTTCATTCCGGCCAGCAAAATTTGCGGTGAGGCAGGCGCGACGAGTAACCGGGTACCCGGATGCCGCCGCTTACCCTTAAGAATGTCGGCAGCTTGCTTCAAATCATCCAGGCGCCCGTTGGTACAAGTTCCGATAAAGACCTGGTCAACTTTGGTTCCTTTGATTTCGGTTACGGTAGAAGTATTATCAACGGTATGGGGTTTGGCGATCGTTGGTTCGAGAGTTGTAAGGTTGATTTCAATGATACGTTCATAAACAGCATCAACATCGGCGGAAATAGCTCGGTAATCACCGCCACGGCCCTGCTGGGTCAGGTACTCTAGTGTTAAATCGTCCGAGGGGAATATTCCGGCCTTGGCGCCAGCTTCCACCGCCATGTTGGCAATAGTAAGACGGTCTGTAACCGTTAACGCCTTGACACCCGCGCCGCCGAATTCAAGTGACTTATAAGTCGCCCCGTCCGCGCCTATCTCACCGATTAAATGCAGGATAATATCTTTGGCGGTGACGTTATTTTGAAGTTGGCCGTTCAGCCGGATGAAAAAGGTTTCCGGCACCCGGAACCAGGTTTTGCCCAGGCCGAAAGCTGCGGCCACATCTGACGAGCCCATACCGGTGGCAAAAGCGCCCAAACCTCCGGCGGTAACGGTATGAGAATCGGCACCGACGATAACATCGCCGGGTCTGGCATATTTTTCAGCCATGATCTGATGGCAAACTCCTTCACCGACATCAGACAGCACCGCACCGTAGTCCCTGGCAAACTTGCGCAAAAAAGCATGGTCACATGAAAGCTGTCTCTGCGGTGATGGGGCAGCGTGATCCAGGAAAAGAATGGTATGCGATGGACTGGCCAGTTTCGGCAGCCCCAGTCCCAGAAATTCCCGCACGGTCAGCGGGCCGGTCGTATCCTGCACCAGCGCCCAATCAACCGGTGACACAACGATATCACCCGGCTTAACAGCACCGCCTGATTTTTCTGAAAGAATTTTCTCGGTTAGTGTTTTTCCCATAGAAATAAATCTTGACCTCAGCAATAAAATATTAAGGGTTAAAGTCCATCGTCAGACGTCCTTGGAACCCGATGATGATTGTTCTAAGTAGCTATTATCGCCAGCACATCATCGCGGGCAACACGTTCGCCCACGTTAAATTTGACCGACGCAACCGTTCCATTCACCGGTGACGGCAGATCAATAGCCATTTTCATTGCCTCCAGAACAACTACCGTGTCCCCGGCTTTGACGACTGCGCCAACCTCAACTTCATACCGGACCACTACCCCCGGCATAGGGGCAAGTACCGCCTCACCACCAAGTTCAAGACCTGCTGCCGGTTTGGATTCCGGTTTGACCACCGGTGGCTCAATCGCCTGTGGCACTTCAACCGGTTTGACTGTAACTGCTGCGGCCGGAGGGGGGGCAACAGGGGTCGCCGGGACAACTACAGGCACTGCCGGAGTTATCTGTGAAATCCGAGTGCCGTCGCTTCCAGCCGGTTCCACACCCACATTATATACCCGCCCATCGAGATGAATATTAAAATGGCGTAAGCCTCCGATAGCAGTTGGGGCAGTAACGGCTTTTTCCGAGCTTTTTTCAACAAGTTTGCCGGCTTTAGCTCTGGCAATAATATCGTCTTCACGCTTGATATCTTCTAACGTCCTGGGTTTGGTATCAGCAGGCGGTGTTTCCAAACCATATTTCCATTTTAAAAACTTCAGACCTACTTGAGGATACAGCGCATAGGTCAGTATATCGCCAATATCTTTTGTGATATCTTTAGTCGCCTCGCGGGCAGCTTCCATTTCCGGTGCCAATACGTCGGCTGGACGCACAGTGATCGGTTTTTCACCGCGTTCATAACCCTTGAGTGCCAGTTTCTGGATTTCCGGATCAACCGGCATCGGCGGCCGGCCGTAAAGACCGTAAAAATAGTCCTTTACCTGAGATGAAATGACCTTATACCGGCCAAGCAGGACGTTTTGTACCGCTTGAATGCCAACGATCTGACTGGTAGGTGTGACCAGCGGAGGGTAACCCATCTCGGCCCGGACGCGGGGAATCTCAGCATATACTTCATCAATGCGGTCAAGAGCCCCTGCTTCACGGAGCTGGCTAACCAGATTGGAGATCATGCCGCCCGGCACCTGATGCTCCAGCACGGCAGTGTCAATGACCGACATTTTGGTCGTATCTATAAAATCACGGTATTTAGGAGTGATTTTTTCAAAGTAATCGCCTAATGTCAGCAGTTCATGTAAATTCAGGCCGGTATCCCGCGGCGTACCGGCGAAGGCCGCCACCATCGGTTCCACCGCCGGGTGGGAGGTACGTAAGGCAAACGGAGCCAGACATGTATCAATAATATCGACACCCGCTTCAATCGCTTTCAGCATGCTCATTGAGGCCATACCGCTGGTGTAGTGTGTGTGAAATTGAATCGGAATCTTGATTGCTTTCTTGAGCGCCTTAACCAGTGTATAGGCATCAGCCGGTGCAATCAGTCCGGCCATATCCTTGATACACAGGCTATCCGCACCCATGGCTTCAAAGATTTTGGCTTTTTCAATATAATATTCCAGAGTATAGACCGGGCCACCCATGACGCGTTCGGTCAGTGAATAGCTGATGGACAACTGGGCATGTTTGCCCTTGGATTTGATGGCTTTAAGCGCCGTTTCAAAATTACGCTCATCATTTACCGCATCGAAAACTCTGAAAATATCCACGCCGCAATCCGCAGCGTGCTCCACGAATGCCGTAACGACATCGTCGGCATAATTCCGGTAGCCCACCAGATTCTGACCTCGGAGCAGCATTTGCAGCGGTGTCTTGGGAGCAAGTTTTTTAATCTCCCGCAGCCGATGCCACGGGTCTTCGTTCAGAAAACGGATAGGCACATCAAAAGTCGCGCCGCCCCAGACCTCTAAAGAATGAAATCCGGCGTTATCCATCCCCGCCGCAATCCCCAGAATATCATCAGTACGCATCCGGGTGGCCAGCAGCGACTGGTGACCGTCACGGAGCGTCAAGTCGGTAATCTTAAGTGGTTGAGCCGGCATATTCCCCCCTTAAACGGCGGTTGTTTCCATACCTGTATAGGCTGTCACCGCAGCGGCAATGAGTATACTAAGCGTTACTCCATTTTCCGCCGGTGCCATGGTACCTTCGGATTCAATGTAAGCTTGTACAGCCGCGCTTATTATAGCGATTTCAGGATAATTCATCATCTCTTAATAAAGGCTATCGGTCTTTGCCGATCACTATTCTACCTGAAATATCATTACGTCTATAGTAGCTAACAGAAGACTTTATCCAAAACAGGCAGTTATGAGCCGTCTAAAGAGGAATATTGCCGTGTTTCTTGGCCGGATTCCTGTCTGTTTTGCCAGCCAGCATCCGCAGCGCCTGCATCAGGCGTGAACGGGTCTCAGCAGGGACGATAACGTCATCAATATAACCAAGTGCCGCGGCCTGATAGGG
This region includes:
- a CDS encoding aconitate hydratase large subunit/3-isopropylmalate dehydratase large subunit (aconitate hydratase large subunit predicted; 3-isopropylmalate dehydratase large subunit) encodes the protein MGKTLTEKILSEKSGGAVKPGDIVVSPVDWALVQDTTGPLTVREFLGLGLPKLASPSHTILFLDHAAPSPQRQLSCDHAFLRKFARDYGAVLSDVGEGVCHQIMAEKYARPGDVIVGADSHTVTAGGLGAFATGMGSSDVAAAFGLGKTWFRVPETFFIRLNGQLQNNVTAKDIILHLIGEIGADGATYKSLEFGGAGVKALTVTDRLTIANMAVEAGAKAGIFPSDDLTLEYLTQQGRGGDYRAISADVDAVYERIIEINLTTLEPTIAKPHTVDNTSTVTEIKGTKVDQVFIGTCTNGRLDDLKQAADILKGKRRHPGTRLLVAPASPQILLAGMKLGYIQTLIEAGAVILPPGCAACLGVHQGVLGDGEVCLSTANRNFLGRMGNPEGMIYLSSTPTAAASAITGVITDPREVA
- a CDS encoding pyruvate carboxyl transferase subunit B: MPAQPLKITDLTLRDGHQSLLATRMRTDDILGIAAGMDNAGFHSLEVWGGATFDVPIRFLNEDPWHRLREIKKLAPKTPLQMLLRGQNLVGYRNYADDVVTAFVEHAADCGVDIFRVFDAVNDERNFETALKAIKSKGKHAQLSISYSLTERVMGGPVYTLEYYIEKAKIFEAMGADSLCIKDMAGLIAPADAYTLVKALKKAIKIPIQFHTHYTSGMASMSMLKAIEAGVDIIDTCLAPFALRTSHPAVEPMVAAFAGTPRDTGLNLHELLTLGDYFEKITPKYRDFIDTTKMSVIDTAVLEHQVPGGMISNLVSQLREAGALDRIDEVYAEIPRVRAEMGYPPLVTPTSQIVGIQAVQNVLLGRYKVISSQVKDYFYGLYGRPPMPVDPEIQKLALKGYERGEKPITVRPADVLAPEMEAAREATKDITKDIGDILTYALYPQVGLKFLKWKYGLETPPADTKPRTLEDIKREDDIIARAKAGKLVEKSSEKAVTAPTAIGGLRHFNIHLDGRVYNVGVEPAGSDGTRISQITPAVPVVVPATPVAPPPAAAVTVKPVEVPQAIEPPVVKPESKPAAGLELGGEAVLAPMPGVVVRYEVEVGAVVKAGDTVVVLEAMKMAIDLPSPVNGTVASVKFNVGERVARDDVLAIIAT